The following proteins are encoded in a genomic region of Ornithinibacillus sp. 4-3:
- the pcrA gene encoding DNA helicase PcrA encodes MSQTKDGLLSGLNKEQREAVQHTEGPLLIMAGAGSGKTRVLTHRIAYLLTEKEVGSRNILAITFTNKAAREMKERVNKLIGPEGDQIWVSTFHSMCVRILRRDIDRIGMDRNFTILDSSDQLTVIKQVLRNLNIDPKNFDPRAMLGQISSAKNELITPEEFSETVGNFYDRQVAQIYEAYQKLLLKNQSMDFDDLIMKTIQLFDRVPEVLQYYQRRFQYIHVDEYQDTNHAQYYLVKQLAKKYQNLCVVGDSDQSIYRWRGANIANILTFEKDYPQATVILLEQNYRSTKSILSAANEVIDHNKGRKPKNLWTENKQGNKIQYYQGETERDEAYFIAETIQELIRQKKYQPNEIAVLYRTNAQSRAVEDTLIKSGIDYQMVGGMKFYERKEIKDLVSYLRLITNPNDDLSYERVANEPKRGIGKTSIDRLRAYAVAHDISLYEAVKEVDFTGVPRRAAEALAKFNMLIDSLRKQQEFLSATDMVDEVLERSGYEEMLVNEQSLEADSRLENLEEFKTVTSNFEKANEEDKTLIAFLTDLALIADIDAVDEEDPDNQDKITLMTLHAAKGLEFPVVFLIGMEENVFPHSRSLMDDEEMEEERRLAYVGITRAERELYITHAKMRTIYGRTNYNPISRFIREIPEDLLEGIEKQETTSSGFYNQTLEKTKPVVKRKSRKIESASGAETKAWNPGDKVKHNVWGVGTVVRVKGDGDDMELDIAFPAPTGIKRLLAKFAPITKQ; translated from the coding sequence GTGAGTCAAACAAAGGATGGCTTACTCAGTGGTTTAAATAAAGAACAGCGTGAAGCTGTACAACATACAGAAGGGCCCTTGCTTATCATGGCAGGAGCAGGTAGTGGGAAGACAAGAGTACTTACACACCGAATCGCCTATTTATTAACAGAAAAAGAAGTAGGTTCTCGCAATATTTTAGCGATTACTTTTACAAATAAAGCAGCAAGGGAAATGAAAGAGCGTGTAAATAAATTAATTGGACCTGAAGGGGATCAAATTTGGGTATCTACCTTTCATTCCATGTGTGTGCGCATCCTTCGTCGAGATATTGATCGAATTGGGATGGATCGTAACTTCACGATTTTAGATAGTAGTGATCAATTAACAGTCATAAAACAAGTCTTAAGAAATTTAAATATAGATCCGAAAAACTTTGACCCTCGTGCGATGTTAGGGCAGATTAGTAGTGCAAAAAACGAACTAATTACACCAGAGGAATTCAGTGAAACGGTTGGAAACTTTTATGATCGCCAAGTCGCACAAATTTATGAAGCTTATCAGAAATTGCTGTTAAAGAATCAATCAATGGATTTTGATGATTTGATTATGAAGACTATTCAATTATTTGATCGTGTTCCTGAGGTTTTACAATATTATCAAAGAAGATTTCAATATATTCATGTAGATGAGTATCAAGATACGAATCATGCGCAATATTACTTAGTAAAGCAACTTGCGAAAAAATACCAAAATCTCTGTGTAGTTGGAGATTCAGATCAATCTATTTATCGCTGGCGTGGTGCAAATATCGCTAATATATTGACGTTTGAGAAGGATTATCCGCAAGCAACAGTTATTTTGCTTGAACAAAATTACCGTTCAACAAAATCAATTCTATCTGCTGCAAATGAAGTCATTGACCATAATAAAGGACGTAAGCCAAAGAATTTATGGACTGAAAATAAGCAAGGGAATAAGATTCAGTACTATCAAGGAGAAACAGAGAGAGATGAAGCTTATTTTATTGCTGAAACCATTCAAGAGCTTATTCGTCAAAAGAAATATCAGCCTAATGAAATTGCTGTGCTGTACCGCACAAATGCTCAATCCCGTGCAGTAGAGGATACATTGATAAAGTCAGGAATTGATTATCAAATGGTTGGTGGGATGAAGTTCTATGAGCGCAAGGAAATTAAAGATTTAGTATCTTATTTACGTTTGATTACTAATCCTAATGATGATTTAAGCTATGAGCGTGTAGCAAATGAACCGAAACGTGGGATAGGAAAAACATCCATTGACCGATTACGTGCTTATGCAGTTGCACATGATATTTCCTTATATGAAGCAGTAAAAGAAGTTGATTTTACTGGAGTGCCGAGAAGGGCGGCAGAAGCATTGGCTAAATTCAATATGCTGATTGATTCGCTTCGTAAGCAACAAGAGTTTTTATCAGCGACAGATATGGTTGATGAGGTGCTAGAGCGTTCTGGATATGAAGAAATGCTAGTTAATGAGCAGTCACTTGAAGCAGATAGCCGCTTGGAAAACTTAGAAGAATTTAAGACGGTAACGAGCAATTTTGAAAAAGCCAATGAAGAAGATAAAACATTAATTGCTTTTTTAACGGACTTAGCATTAATTGCTGATATCGATGCAGTAGATGAAGAAGACCCAGACAATCAGGATAAAATCACATTGATGACTTTACATGCGGCAAAAGGGTTAGAATTTCCGGTTGTTTTCTTAATTGGAATGGAAGAAAATGTATTTCCGCATAGTCGCTCCTTAATGGATGATGAAGAAATGGAAGAAGAACGTCGTCTTGCCTATGTGGGAATTACACGAGCAGAGCGAGAGCTTTACATAACACATGCGAAAATGCGGACAATCTATGGACGTACCAATTACAATCCAATTAGCCGTTTTATCCGTGAAATTCCGGAAGATTTGCTAGAAGGCATAGAAAAGCAAGAAACAACAAGCTCTGGATTTTACAATCAAACATTGGAAAAAACGAAACCAGTCGTAAAGCGTAAATCAAGAAAAATAGAATCAGCATCAGGAGCAGAAACAAAAGCATGGAATCCAGGAGATAAAGTAAAACATAATGTATGGGGAGTAGGTACCGTTGTCCGAGTGAAAGGGGACGGTGACGATATGGAGTTAGATATCGCATTCCCTGCACCAACTGGTATTAAGCGGTTATTAGCTAAATTTGCACCCATTACAAAGCAATAG
- a CDS encoding heptaprenylglyceryl phosphate synthase, with the protein MKSWKHIFKLDPAKELSDDEIDQLCQSGTDAIIIGGTDGVTYDKVESLLEKVQAYALPCLLEVSTMDAIVPGFDYYFIPMVMNSTEKKWMMDIQHKAIKHYKPFLDWGLPLLVEGYCILNEDCKAFKKTNCKRPDQEDVIAYAYMAEHFFSLPIFYIEYSGMYGDPELVAQVKAELKQTLLFYGGGIVNHDKAREMKKHADVIIVGNIIYDDFVKALETVTAVK; encoded by the coding sequence ATGAAATCTTGGAAGCATATTTTTAAGCTTGATCCTGCGAAAGAATTATCTGATGATGAGATAGATCAATTATGTCAATCAGGAACAGATGCAATAATCATAGGTGGTACAGATGGTGTGACATATGACAAGGTAGAGAGCTTACTTGAAAAGGTTCAAGCATATGCGTTACCTTGTTTACTTGAGGTGTCCACAATGGATGCTATTGTACCTGGCTTCGATTATTATTTCATTCCAATGGTTATGAATAGTACAGAAAAGAAATGGATGATGGATATTCAACATAAAGCAATTAAGCATTATAAGCCATTTCTAGACTGGGGACTTCCATTGCTTGTTGAAGGATATTGTATCCTAAATGAGGATTGTAAAGCGTTTAAAAAGACAAATTGCAAACGCCCTGATCAAGAGGATGTAATAGCATATGCCTACATGGCAGAGCATTTCTTTAGCTTGCCGATTTTTTATATAGAATATAGTGGAATGTATGGAGATCCGGAACTTGTAGCACAAGTAAAGGCTGAATTAAAGCAAACATTATTATTTTATGGCGGTGGAATTGTTAATCATGATAAGGCACGGGAAATGAAGAAGCATGCCGACGTGATTATTGTTGGGAACATTATCTATGATGATTTTGTGAAGGCATTAGAAACAGTTACTGCGGTAAAATAA
- a CDS encoding YerC/YecD family TrpR-related protein, protein MQIDKLRDEQLDQLFDAILSLETREDCYKFFDDLATMNEINSLKQRFQVAKLLTEGRTYNDIEKETKASTATISRVRRCIDYGSGGYELVLGRLPDAK, encoded by the coding sequence TTGCAAATTGATAAGCTACGTGATGAACAATTAGACCAATTATTTGATGCTATTTTATCTTTAGAGACAAGAGAAGATTGCTATAAGTTTTTTGATGACTTGGCAACAATGAATGAAATTAATTCATTAAAACAGCGATTTCAAGTGGCTAAATTGTTAACAGAAGGTCGTACATACAATGATATCGAAAAAGAAACGAAGGCCTCTACTGCAACAATTTCCCGAGTGCGCAGATGTATTGATTATGGTAGCGGTGGATATGAGCTTGTATTAGGGCGCTTGCCGGATGCAAAATAA
- a CDS encoding DUF3048 domain-containing protein: MKRKYAILVLLMVVLLTACSKNKVEESEPDESNEPEQSEETATNIAPLTGLPVEGEITNRPISVMVNNQIQARPQTGLSNADIVFEILSEASITRFLAIYQSDLPEVVGPVRSAREYYFELAQGYDAIYIHHGAAKFVSQMIKDRGIDYIDGGFHDNDGVLFKRESFRKAPHNSYLQMKAVYDEAEAEGYTINTDIAPLPFVAEGEEISGEAAASVEIAYSNAAGDLVEYRYDETLEKYTRYMGGEQFIELDTEEPILTDNIFIVETEHEVIDDEGRRAVDITSGGNALLIRKGKVETLEWKNENGYIIPVKDGETVGFTPGKTWINIVPTSPGMDQSVQINN; encoded by the coding sequence ATGAAAAGAAAATATGCGATACTAGTACTTCTAATGGTAGTATTACTTACTGCTTGTTCTAAAAACAAAGTAGAAGAATCTGAACCAGATGAATCAAATGAACCAGAACAATCCGAAGAAACAGCAACAAATATTGCCCCATTAACTGGTTTGCCAGTAGAGGGCGAAATTACTAATCGCCCAATTAGTGTAATGGTTAATAATCAAATTCAAGCACGTCCACAAACTGGTTTATCGAATGCAGATATCGTTTTTGAAATTCTATCTGAAGCAAGTATTACTAGGTTTCTTGCTATCTATCAAAGTGATTTACCGGAAGTAGTAGGTCCTGTGCGAAGTGCACGTGAATATTATTTTGAACTTGCACAAGGCTATGATGCTATCTATATTCATCATGGTGCCGCGAAATTTGTCAGTCAGATGATTAAAGATCGTGGTATTGATTACATTGATGGTGGATTCCATGATAATGATGGAGTTTTATTTAAACGTGAATCCTTCCGTAAAGCACCACATAATTCTTATTTGCAAATGAAAGCCGTTTACGATGAGGCTGAAGCAGAAGGATATACTATCAATACAGATATAGCCCCACTTCCTTTTGTAGCAGAAGGAGAGGAAATATCTGGAGAAGCAGCCGCAAGTGTAGAAATCGCCTATTCAAATGCAGCTGGAGATCTTGTTGAATACCGTTATGATGAAACACTGGAAAAATATACACGATACATGGGAGGAGAACAATTTATTGAGTTAGATACAGAAGAACCAATTTTGACAGATAATATTTTTATTGTAGAAACAGAGCATGAAGTTATTGATGATGAGGGGCGTCGTGCTGTTGATATTACTTCAGGAGGAAATGCATTACTTATTCGCAAAGGAAAAGTAGAGACATTAGAATGGAAAAATGAAAATGGGTACATTATTCCTGTGAAAGATGGAGAAACAGTAGGATTTACGCCAGGGAAAACATGGATTAATATTGTTCCAACAAGCCCAGGCATGGATCAATCTGTCCAAATAAATAATTAA
- the purD gene encoding phosphoribosylamine--glycine ligase, protein MNVLVVGRGGREHAIVMQLKKSERIENIFVAPGNGGMEQHATCVEINEMDIDALINFAKENAVDFTVVGPENPLNAGIANRFTKEGLAIFAPTEEAALLEGSKSFAKDFMEKYQIPTASYQTFTEAEAAKRYIEEQGAPIVIKADGLAEGKGVVVAETKEDAIQAIDDMMVEKRFASAGSTIVIEEFLAGVEFSLMAFVNGHQVYPMTPARDHKRAYDNDEGPNTGGMGAFAPVPDITDDIIAYATKEILQKAADGLVAEGRSFTGILYAGLMQTAEGPKVIEFNTRFGDPETQVVLPLLENELIQVMEDVVAGNDPKLKWKKEACLGVVLASTGYPGTYNKEVPLPAVEDTEDCFVIQAGTKQTNEGIVSNGGRVLLVGSVGKDLQKASEAVYEYLKAYDANEAFFYRKDIGKSSL, encoded by the coding sequence ATGAATGTACTTGTAGTTGGCCGCGGTGGCCGCGAGCATGCAATCGTTATGCAACTGAAAAAAAGCGAACGCATTGAGAATATTTTTGTAGCACCTGGAAATGGTGGCATGGAACAACATGCAACATGTGTTGAAATTAATGAAATGGACATCGACGCTTTAATAAACTTTGCTAAAGAAAATGCAGTGGATTTCACTGTAGTTGGACCAGAAAATCCATTGAATGCTGGAATTGCTAATCGTTTTACGAAAGAAGGCCTAGCTATTTTTGCACCAACAGAGGAAGCTGCTTTACTTGAAGGAAGTAAGAGCTTTGCTAAAGATTTTATGGAGAAATATCAAATTCCAACTGCCTCCTATCAAACATTTACAGAAGCAGAGGCGGCAAAGAGATACATCGAAGAACAAGGTGCACCAATTGTAATTAAAGCAGATGGCCTAGCAGAAGGTAAAGGAGTAGTTGTTGCCGAAACAAAGGAAGACGCAATCCAAGCAATTGATGACATGATGGTGGAGAAACGTTTTGCGAGTGCTGGTTCGACAATAGTTATTGAAGAATTTCTTGCAGGTGTCGAATTTTCATTAATGGCATTTGTTAATGGCCATCAAGTATATCCAATGACTCCAGCTCGAGATCATAAACGTGCCTATGATAATGATGAAGGACCAAATACTGGTGGAATGGGTGCTTTTGCTCCTGTGCCTGACATTACAGATGATATTATTGCTTATGCAACAAAAGAAATTCTACAAAAAGCAGCTGATGGCTTAGTTGCTGAAGGCCGTTCATTTACGGGTATTTTATATGCTGGATTAATGCAAACTGCTGAAGGTCCAAAAGTAATCGAATTTAATACTCGTTTTGGTGATCCAGAAACACAGGTTGTTCTACCATTACTTGAAAATGAATTGATTCAAGTAATGGAGGATGTTGTAGCTGGAAATGATCCGAAGTTAAAGTGGAAGAAGGAAGCATGTTTAGGTGTTGTGCTTGCTTCTACTGGTTATCCAGGAACTTATAATAAAGAGGTGCCTTTACCCGCAGTAGAAGATACAGAAGATTGTTTTGTTATTCAGGCAGGAACAAAGCAAACAAATGAAGGAATCGTATCTAATGGAGGACGCGTGCTATTAGTTGGTTCTGTAGGAAAGGATTTACAAAAAGCGTCAGAAGCAGTATATGAATATTTAAAAGCATATGATGCTAATGAAGCGTTCTTTTACCGTAAAGATATTGGTAAATCGAGTTTATAA
- the purH gene encoding bifunctional phosphoribosylaminoimidazolecarboxamide formyltransferase/IMP cyclohydrolase, which yields MTKRALISVSNKTGIEEFAKGLVELNFEIISTGGTLKLLQDAGVPAIAVDEVTGFPEILDGRVKTLHPKVHGGLLAKRSEASHVEQLKANEIDPIDMVVVNLYPFKETLAKTDVTHEEIIENIDIGGPTMLRASAKNFADVTVVVDPTDYNQVLADLEANKLDEKKRMELAAKVFRHTANYDAMIARYFMGVTEEEFPEAYTVTYEKVQSLRYGENPHQQAAFYKDPQEKGMSLATAKQLHGKELSYNNIQDANAALEMVTEYDTPTVVAVKHMNPCGIGSGESISTAFKRAYDADPISIFGGIIACNREVDKETAAQISELFIEIVLAPGFTQEALDILTVKKNIRLLELTMDKDNKDYYKFVTVKGGVLIQHSDDGEVTEEQLTCSTKRQPTEEELVDLLFAWKAVKHVKSNAIVLAKGNQTIGIGAGQMNRIGAAKIAINQAGEQAKGSVLASDAFFPMPDTVEAAAKAGVTAIIQPGGSKQDQASIDACNEAGIAMVHTGMRHFKH from the coding sequence ATGACGAAGAGAGCTTTAATCAGTGTTTCGAATAAAACAGGTATTGAAGAATTTGCTAAAGGATTAGTAGAGTTAAATTTTGAGATTATTTCTACCGGAGGAACATTAAAATTGCTTCAAGATGCTGGCGTTCCAGCTATTGCTGTAGATGAAGTAACAGGTTTCCCAGAAATTTTAGATGGGCGTGTAAAAACATTACATCCAAAAGTTCATGGTGGACTACTTGCAAAGCGTAGTGAAGCAAGTCATGTAGAACAATTAAAAGCAAATGAAATTGATCCAATTGATATGGTTGTTGTAAATTTATATCCGTTTAAAGAAACATTGGCTAAAACAGACGTAACACATGAAGAAATCATTGAAAACATTGATATTGGTGGCCCAACAATGTTGCGCGCATCCGCAAAGAACTTTGCAGATGTTACAGTTGTTGTAGATCCTACTGATTATAATCAAGTACTTGCTGATTTAGAAGCTAATAAACTAGATGAAAAGAAAAGAATGGAATTAGCTGCAAAGGTTTTCCGTCATACAGCAAATTATGATGCAATGATTGCGCGTTATTTTATGGGTGTGACAGAAGAAGAATTCCCAGAAGCTTATACAGTAACCTATGAAAAGGTCCAATCCTTACGCTATGGTGAAAACCCACATCAGCAAGCTGCATTTTATAAAGATCCACAAGAGAAGGGTATGAGCTTAGCAACAGCGAAGCAATTACACGGAAAAGAACTATCCTATAATAATATTCAAGATGCCAATGCAGCTTTAGAAATGGTAACAGAATATGATACTCCAACAGTTGTTGCGGTTAAGCATATGAACCCATGTGGAATTGGTTCTGGTGAATCGATTAGCACAGCATTTAAGCGTGCCTATGATGCAGATCCAATATCTATTTTTGGTGGAATTATTGCTTGCAACCGTGAAGTGGACAAAGAAACTGCTGCTCAAATTAGTGAGCTATTTATCGAAATTGTGCTTGCACCAGGCTTCACACAAGAAGCATTGGATATTTTGACTGTGAAAAAGAACATTCGCTTACTTGAATTAACAATGGACAAAGATAATAAAGATTATTATAAATTCGTTACTGTAAAAGGTGGCGTGCTTATCCAGCATAGTGATGATGGTGAGGTTACAGAAGAACAATTAACCTGCTCGACAAAACGTCAGCCAACGGAAGAAGAATTAGTAGATTTATTATTTGCTTGGAAAGCTGTAAAACACGTGAAATCAAATGCGATTGTTTTAGCAAAAGGTAATCAGACCATTGGAATTGGTGCTGGACAGATGAATCGTATAGGTGCAGCAAAAATTGCAATTAATCAAGCGGGAGAACAGGCAAAAGGTAGCGTGCTAGCATCTGATGCATTTTTCCCAATGCCAGATACCGTAGAAGCAGCTGCCAAAGCGGGTGTGACAGCAATTATTCAACCAGGTGGATCCAAACAAGATCAAGCTTCCATTGACGCTTGTAATGAAGCTGGGATTGCAATGGTACATACAGGAATGCGCCATTTCAAACATTGA
- the purN gene encoding phosphoribosylglycinamide formyltransferase yields the protein MTRARAAVFASGTGSNFEAIMNAGELNCDITLLVCDKPGATVIKKAEAFHVSTFVFDAKTYESKAVYEQEIVEKLQAENIEWVFLAGYMRIVGPTFLNAYEGRIINIHPSLLPDFPGKDAIGDAFRAGVKETGVTIHYVDEGIDTGPIIAQEKVLVKEDDTLDTLKNRIHQVEHQLYPRVIRQLTTK from the coding sequence ATGACAAGAGCTCGTGCCGCAGTGTTTGCTTCTGGAACAGGTAGTAATTTTGAAGCAATCATGAATGCTGGTGAATTAAATTGTGATATTACATTACTCGTATGCGACAAACCAGGCGCTACAGTAATCAAAAAAGCCGAAGCCTTTCATGTGTCGACATTTGTTTTTGATGCGAAGACATATGAATCAAAGGCAGTCTATGAGCAAGAAATTGTCGAAAAGCTACAAGCAGAAAATATCGAATGGGTCTTCCTGGCTGGCTATATGCGTATTGTAGGGCCAACATTTTTAAATGCATATGAAGGAAGAATTATTAATATCCATCCTTCTTTACTCCCTGATTTTCCAGGCAAAGATGCGATCGGTGATGCTTTTCGTGCTGGAGTAAAAGAAACAGGAGTTACGATACATTATGTAGATGAAGGCATTGATACAGGGCCAATTATTGCTCAGGAAAAAGTATTGGTGAAAGAAGACGATACATTAGATACGTTAAAAAATCGCATCCATCAAGTAGAGCATCAATTATATCCGCGTGTTATTAGACAATTAACGACGAAGTAA
- the purM gene encoding phosphoribosylformylglycinamidine cyclo-ligase, translating to MSMYKKAGVDVEAGYEAVERMKKHVAKTMRPEVIGGLGSFAGLFDLSSLNYKEPVLVSGTDGVGTKLKLAFELDKHDTIGIDLVAMCVNDIVAQGAKPLFFLDYIGCGKNNPAVIEQIVAGVSEGCVQSEAALVGGETAEMPGMYAEEEYDLAGFTVGIAEKSALITGKAVAAGDVVIGLPSSGIHSNGYSLVRKIVEDLDLTKQYDGLSKPLGELLLTPTKIYVKPIHALLEKVAINGISHITGGGFYENLPRILPEGLGVEITEGTWEVPEIISFVQAKGEIPKQDMYGTFNMGVGMAVVVKEEDAEEALAILKENGEDASIIGKITTNEGVQFTS from the coding sequence ATGTCGATGTATAAAAAAGCAGGCGTAGATGTAGAAGCAGGCTATGAAGCTGTTGAACGTATGAAAAAACATGTTGCTAAAACAATGCGCCCAGAAGTAATTGGTGGATTAGGTTCATTTGCAGGTTTATTTGATCTTTCATCTTTAAACTACAAAGAGCCCGTATTAGTCTCAGGTACTGACGGAGTAGGAACCAAGCTAAAATTAGCATTTGAACTGGATAAGCATGACACAATTGGAATTGATTTAGTAGCAATGTGTGTAAATGACATTGTTGCACAAGGGGCAAAACCGTTATTTTTCTTAGATTATATTGGTTGTGGAAAGAATAATCCCGCTGTTATTGAACAAATCGTTGCAGGTGTTTCAGAAGGGTGTGTGCAGTCGGAAGCCGCTTTAGTTGGTGGAGAAACTGCAGAAATGCCTGGAATGTACGCAGAAGAAGAGTATGATTTAGCCGGATTTACAGTAGGAATTGCGGAGAAATCGGCATTAATTACAGGGAAAGCTGTAGCAGCAGGAGATGTTGTGATTGGACTCCCATCTAGTGGAATTCATTCAAATGGTTACTCCCTTGTTCGCAAAATTGTGGAGGATCTTGATTTAACGAAGCAATATGATGGATTATCTAAACCACTTGGCGAGCTTTTACTTACACCGACGAAAATTTATGTGAAGCCAATCCATGCGCTTTTAGAAAAGGTAGCAATTAACGGGATCTCCCACATAACTGGTGGTGGATTTTATGAGAATTTACCAAGAATTTTACCAGAAGGCTTGGGTGTAGAAATTACAGAAGGGACATGGGAAGTACCAGAAATCATTTCCTTTGTTCAAGCTAAAGGGGAAATTCCAAAACAAGATATGTATGGCACTTTCAACATGGGTGTTGGAATGGCAGTAGTTGTAAAAGAAGAAGACGCAGAGGAAGCTCTAGCAATCCTTAAAGAGAATGGGGAAGATGCCTCCATCATTGGAAAGATCACCACAAATGAAGGAGTGCAGTTTACGTCATGA
- the purF gene encoding amidophosphoribosyltransferase → MNEECIVFGIWGHPKAAEITYYGLHALQHRGQDGAGLIVNDGKTLKLHKDTGLVNDVFKRVDFSKFPGHAAIGHVLNMSKNGVEVDNVQPLLFRSFSGNMAVAHKGNIKNTQELIKELETEGSILQTNSTPEVLAHLIKRKGRAVNEDSVIDALKQVVGAYAFMILTDDKLFIALDPRGIRPLSLGKLGDAYVVASETCAFNIVGANFVREILPGELVTISDEGVKTTRFNLREPRKICAMEYIYYSRPDTDLNTVNVHAARKRSGIELAKEAPVEADVVTGVPDSSISAAIGYAEQSGIPYEMGIIKNRYVGRTFIQPSQELREQGVKIKLSPVRGIVDGKRVVMIDDSIVRGTTCRRIVGLLKEAGAKEVHVRIASPPMENRCYCGVDVTTKKELIAAKHSIEEIREIIGADSLEFLSQEGLENAIVTEETINQGICHCFEGDFPAEEGEKLAEMHE, encoded by the coding sequence ATAAATGAGGAATGTATTGTGTTTGGTATTTGGGGACATCCAAAAGCGGCGGAAATAACTTATTATGGCCTTCATGCACTCCAACACCGTGGTCAAGACGGTGCTGGATTAATCGTTAATGATGGAAAAACATTAAAACTTCATAAAGATACTGGGTTAGTTAATGATGTATTTAAACGAGTTGATTTTTCAAAATTTCCAGGTCATGCGGCAATTGGTCATGTGTTGAATATGAGTAAGAATGGGGTAGAGGTTGATAATGTACAACCCCTTCTATTCCGTTCTTTCTCTGGAAACATGGCAGTAGCACATAAAGGAAATATTAAAAATACACAGGAGCTTATTAAGGAATTAGAGACAGAGGGAAGTATTTTACAGACAAACTCCACTCCTGAGGTACTTGCTCATTTAATTAAAAGAAAAGGACGAGCTGTTAATGAGGATTCAGTTATTGATGCGTTAAAGCAGGTAGTTGGCGCTTATGCATTTATGATCTTAACAGATGATAAATTATTTATTGCTTTAGATCCTCGTGGTATTCGTCCGCTCTCTTTAGGAAAACTTGGTGATGCTTATGTAGTAGCATCAGAAACTTGTGCCTTTAACATTGTTGGAGCTAACTTTGTTCGTGAGATTTTACCAGGAGAGCTTGTGACAATTAGTGACGAAGGTGTTAAAACAACTCGATTTAATTTAAGAGAACCACGTAAAATTTGTGCAATGGAATATATTTATTATTCTCGTCCAGATACAGATTTAAATACAGTGAATGTCCATGCAGCTCGTAAACGTTCAGGAATTGAGTTAGCGAAGGAAGCACCAGTTGAAGCGGATGTAGTAACAGGGGTTCCAGACTCGAGTATTTCTGCTGCTATTGGATATGCAGAGCAATCAGGTATTCCTTATGAGATGGGAATTATTAAAAATCGTTATGTTGGACGTACATTTATCCAGCCATCACAAGAACTTAGGGAGCAAGGGGTGAAAATTAAATTATCACCTGTTCGTGGAATTGTTGATGGGAAGCGTGTTGTGATGATTGATGATTCGATTGTTCGTGGAACGACTTGTCGACGTATTGTTGGGTTATTAAAAGAAGCAGGAGCAAAAGAAGTACATGTTCGTATTGCATCCCCACCAATGGAGAATCGCTGCTATTGTGGAGTAGATGTAACGACGAAAAAAGAATTAATTGCAGCTAAACACTCCATAGAAGAAATCCGAGAAATCATCGGTGCAGATAGCTTAGAATTCCTAAGTCAAGAAGGATTAGAAAATGCGATCGTTACTGAAGAAACAATTAATCAAGGAATTTGCCATTGCTTTGAAGGAGACTTTCCCGCAGAAGAAGGCGAAAAACTAGCAGAAATGCATGAATAA